The DNA sequence TATTGTGGTTCTTCATCGCCGCAGGCGGGACGAAGCTGGGCCTGTGGGGCTGGCGCACCGGTTTTGGCACGCTGACCATGGGCTGGGGCCCGAAAATCGTCATGGCGGCGCTGGCCGTCTCGGTGCTGGCCATCCTCGTTTCTCTGGTGATGGCGCCGCGCAAGCGGCCGTTCATGCTGGCACTGGCAGCGCTGCTCGTGTCCGGCCTGTCCATGGGACGGCTCTATGCCACCGGCGAGAATGCGAAACGCCTGCCGCCGCTTCACGATGTCCAGACGGACTGGTCCGATCCGATCATGCCAACCCCGGCGCTCGTCTCCGCCCGCGCTTCGACCGGCGCGTACAATGAGATTGAGGCAGCCCCGGTGATTGCCGATTCTGCCAAAGGCAACTGGCCGGGTATGGAAGGCAAGCTCGTCTCCGAAGTGCAGGAACAGGCTGAATTCGACCCGGATCGCCAGAAAAAGGAAGTCGCCGCGCCATATCCTGAGCTGACGACGCTGATCCTGCCGTCTGTCCCGTTTGACATGGCCTACCAGGCGGCACTGGACACGGTGAACGAGCGGGGCTGGACCATCGTGACGGCAGAGCCTGAAGAGGGCCGGATCGAAGCGACCGACACAAGCTTCTGGTTCGAGTTCAAGGATGACGTGATGATCCGCGTGCTGCCCGAGGGGGATGGCGGCTCACGCGTCGATGTGCGCTCCACCAGCCGCGTCGGCCTGTCGGACCTTGGCGCCAATGCCAAGCGTGTGAAACTGTTCCTGGAAGATCTCCAGGCCCGGCTTTAGCGGTCTTTCGGGTCCAGCGCGTCGCGCAGGCCGTCGCCGATGAAGTTCAGGCAGAGCAGGGTGACGGCCATCGTTCCGGCCGGGGCGAGCAGCATCCAGGGCTTCTCTTCCATGCGGGATGCGCCATCCGAGATCAGCACGCCGAGCGATGTCAGCGGCTCGTTCACGCCAAGGCCGAGGAAGGAGAGGAAGCTCTCCGCCAGGATGACGACCGGAATGGTCAGGGTCACATAGACCGCCACCGGGCCGATCACGTTCGGCAGGATATGGCGCAGGATGATGGCCGGGCGGCTGACACCCGCCGCGCGGGCGGCCTCGATGAATTCCTTGCTCTTGATGGCGAGAGTCTGGCCGCGGACGATCCGCGCCATGGTCAGCCACTCAATCGCTCCGATGGCTGCGAAGATCAGGAAGATGTTCCGCTCGAACACGGTCAGCAGCAGGATGACGAAGAAGATGAAGGGCAGGGCGTAGAGCACATCCACGATGCGCATCATCAGATTGTCGATCCGGCCGCCGAGATAACCGGCGGTCGCGCCCCAGGTGACGCCGATGACAAGGCTGACGGCGGTGGCCACCACGCCGACCATGAGTGAGATGCGCAGGCCGATCATCAGGCGGGCCATCAGGTCACGGCCCTGAAGGTCTGTGCCCAGGATGTGCCAGTCCTTCAGTGTCGGGGCGATGGCGCGGGCATCGGAAATCGTGCGGTAGTCATGCACCCAGACCATCGGGCCGATCAGGGCGATGATCACCAGCACGCCGAGCACCCACATGGATGCCACAGCGGCTTTGTTGTGGAACAGGCGGGCGCGGGCATCGTCCCAGAGGGACCGGCCCCCGGCGATCGCCTGGTTGACGGGTTCGACGCGTCCGGTCGGATCGAGAAGCGGGTCAGCCTGGCTCATCAGTCGTACTTCACTTTCGGGTCAAGCACCGCATAGAGGATGTCGGCAACCAGGTTCAGGATCACGATCAGGCCCGCGTAGACGATGATCGCGCCCATCACGAGCGTATAGTCACGGTTCAGCGCGCCATTGACGAAGTAGGAGCCGAGCCCCGGCAGGCCGAAGACTTTTTCGATCACGACCGAGCCGGTCATCACCCGTGCCATGGCCGGGCCGGCATAGGAGATCAGCGGCAGCAGGGCCGCGGGCAGCGCATGCCGGGCGATCACCTGGCGCTCCGACAGGCCTTTCGAGCGGGCGGTGCGGATATGGTTAGAGCGCATCGTCTCGATGATCGAGGCGCGCATGAGGCGCGAGATGATGGCGATTTGCGGCAGGGCCAGCGTGATGACCGGCAGGGTCATATTGTGCCAGTTCATGCCGATATTGGGGTATGTGCCGAGGCCGCCAACGGCAAAAATGCCGGCGCCAAGGGAAAAAATGAGGATCAGGATCGGGCCAGTCACAAAGGTCGGGATGGATATGCCGAACATGGCGAGCCCCATGACGCCATAATCGGCCGCGGAGTTTTGCCTGAGTCCGGCAAAGATACCGAGTAGCGTGCCCATCGTGATGCCCAGGATCATCGCCAGGGACCCAATGGTGAGGGAAATCGGCAGGCCGTCGGCGATCAGGTCGTTCACACTCTTGCCGAGCGTCTTGTAAGAGGGGCCGAAATCGCCGTGGAGCACGCCGCCGACATAGTCGAAATATTGCACGTAAAGCGGTTTGTCGAAACCGAACTTGGCGGCGATGGCCTGTTCTGTGGCCGCCGGCAGCTTGCGGTCCCCGTCAAATGGCCCGCCAGGGGCCGCGCGCATCATCAGGAAGGCCATGGTAATGATGGCCAGCATGGTTGGAATGGCGATCAGCAGGCGGCGGGCTGTGTAACCCCACGGGATCCGGCTGAGGGCGCGCTGCAAGGATGACAAGGGCAAATTTCCGTCGTTGTTGCAGGGGCGTAGCGAAAAGGTGTTCTGCCAGAACCTTGGCAGAACGCATATCCTTCCTTAGCTAGGTATCCGAATCGATCAAGACCGTCTCAACAGGCAGGACCCTCCCAAATGGCTGATATACGCCGCGTGACAGACGCATTCGCCGTTGCTCCGCAAATCTCAGAAAACGATGTCGAGGACATCGCCGCAGCCGGTTTCAAGACCATTATCGCCAACCGGCCGGACGGCGAAGGCGGCATCGAACAGCCCCGGATGGGGCCGATCCGGGCGAAGGCGGAAGCGCTTGGGCTGACATTTGTGGCGTTGCCATTTTCCGGCGCGCCGACGCCCGAAATCGTTGAGCGCATGGGCGGTATCCTTAACGAGGCCCCCCAGCCGGTCCTGGCGTATTGCCGCACGGGGACACGCTGTATCACGGCCTGGGCCCTGACCCATTCCGGCCAGGGCACAGGGCAGGAAATCGTCGACGCCGCTGCAGGTGCGGGCTACGATCTTTCCAGCATCGAATCACTTCTTTAAGGGCTGTTCCGTATGGCCGGTGATCACAAATGCGCCGCATTAAGTGTGTTGTCAGTGAGCTGGCGGCGTGCGAGGCAGGAACCCGGCCGCGGACCCGGCTGTAGTGCATGGTTCGCCAGTCAGGAGAGTACGGTATGACAGACCGGTTGTGGCTGACAGATTTCAAGTATGATGACGGCGCGATGCTGGTGAAGAAGACCGGCGCGCGTATTCCGCTGACATTCTCGCTGATCAACGACGTTTTCACCTGGCTCGCCTTCTATGGCACGGCGCAGTCCTGGCGCATCTGGCGCCGGATCGAGGGGCACAAGCGTCCCACCATCGCGTTCTATCCGGACAAGCCGCGCCCCTGGTATTTCATCTGGCCGGTCATGCATGTTTCCGGCGCAAAGCTGATCGACGATGTCACCAGCGCTGACATCGTCATGCAGTTCGATGATTGTACCGAAACGAACAACAAGCTGCCGGACGTCAAGGACGGCGCGCGCCTCGTCAATTTCGAGTGCCATGATGTGTCGAAGTCCAAGGTCGGTGTCGCCTTTGAAAAGGCGGCGGGCTATTCGCTCGCGGTCGACCCGACAACCTATACCGGCCGGATGGTGGAAAAATCCGAACTGAACGCGGCCCATGACGGGCGGGTTCTGGAAGGGCCGCTGGATGAGGCGATCCCCGGCAAATGTTACCAGGTCCTGGTCGACAACGAGATTGAAGGTGGACTGGTTGAAGACCTGCGCTGCTGCCTTGTGAACGGATCGCCTGTCGTTGTCTTCCGCAAACGCCGGCCGCTGGAGCGCCGCTTCGCGAACGAGAATGCGCAGGTGCTGCTCGATGAACCTCGCAATTGTTACACGGCGGATGAAATCACCGTGATCGAGCGCTTTGCGAAAGAAATGAGACTGGACTGGGGCGGCATTGATTGTCTACGTGATCGCAACAGCGGACGACTCTACATCGTCGATGCGAACAAGACCGACATGGGCCCGCCGGTGGCGCTGAAGCTTGGCTCCAAGCTGAGAGCGACGCGCCGGATGGCCCAGGCCTTCGGTACACGGTTTGCGCCGAAGCGGCGATAAGGATATGTCTGCAGCCTGAATTTCGAGAGACTGCACATGGCTATCCCTTATATCAAGGACATTGAATTCGAGTATGGGGTCGTCCAACAGATGACGCCCCTGATCCGCCGGGTGATCGCGAACAATCCTGGTCCATTCACTTATGCTGGTACCGGTGTCTACATCATCGGGCATGGCGACGTGGCGGTGATTGATCCGGGACCTGAGCAGCCGGAGCATTTCGAGGCGCTGAAAAAGGCGCTGGAGGGTGAGACCGTCACCCACGTCCTGGTCAGCCATGGCCATTCCGATCATTCGCCACTGGCCCAGCCACTTGCCGAATGGGCAGGCTGCAAGACCTACGCGAAAAACTGCGGCATACCGACGGCCAAGGGCGAACTTGGCAGTGCGGACGATCTGGGCTTCATGCCGGATGTTAAAATCGGCGATGGGGATGTGATCTCCGGCCCCGGCTGGACACTGGATGTCATCGAGACGCCCGGACACACCTGCAACCATCTCTGCTTCGGCCTGCGCGAAGAAAATACCTGCCTGTCAGGCGACCATATCATGGGCTGGTCCACCACGGTTGTGGCGCCGCCGGATGGCGATATGGGCGACTATA is a window from the uncultured Hyphomonas sp. genome containing:
- a CDS encoding DUF1499 domain-containing protein, translating into MTNTNQNGGWRGRFSAFALAFAIFGVLWFFIAAGGTKLGLWGWRTGFGTLTMGWGPKIVMAALAVSVLAILVSLVMAPRKRPFMLALAALLVSGLSMGRLYATGENAKRLPPLHDVQTDWSDPIMPTPALVSARASTGAYNEIEAAPVIADSAKGNWPGMEGKLVSEVQEQAEFDPDRQKKEVAAPYPELTTLILPSVPFDMAYQAALDTVNERGWTIVTAEPEEGRIEATDTSFWFEFKDDVMIRVLPEGDGGSRVDVRSTSRVGLSDLGANAKRVKLFLEDLQARL
- a CDS encoding ABC transporter permease subunit, giving the protein MSQADPLLDPTGRVEPVNQAIAGGRSLWDDARARLFHNKAAVASMWVLGVLVIIALIGPMVWVHDYRTISDARAIAPTLKDWHILGTDLQGRDLMARLMIGLRISLMVGVVATAVSLVIGVTWGATAGYLGGRIDNLMMRIVDVLYALPFIFFVILLLTVFERNIFLIFAAIGAIEWLTMARIVRGQTLAIKSKEFIEAARAAGVSRPAIILRHILPNVIGPVAVYVTLTIPVVILAESFLSFLGLGVNEPLTSLGVLISDGASRMEEKPWMLLAPAGTMAVTLLCLNFIGDGLRDALDPKDR
- a CDS encoding ABC transporter permease subunit; this encodes MSSLQRALSRIPWGYTARRLLIAIPTMLAIITMAFLMMRAAPGGPFDGDRKLPAATEQAIAAKFGFDKPLYVQYFDYVGGVLHGDFGPSYKTLGKSVNDLIADGLPISLTIGSLAMILGITMGTLLGIFAGLRQNSAADYGVMGLAMFGISIPTFVTGPILILIFSLGAGIFAVGGLGTYPNIGMNWHNMTLPVITLALPQIAIISRLMRASIIETMRSNHIRTARSKGLSERQVIARHALPAALLPLISYAGPAMARVMTGSVVIEKVFGLPGLGSYFVNGALNRDYTLVMGAIIVYAGLIVILNLVADILYAVLDPKVKYD
- a CDS encoding TIGR01244 family sulfur transferase, translated to MADIRRVTDAFAVAPQISENDVEDIAAAGFKTIIANRPDGEGGIEQPRMGPIRAKAEALGLTFVALPFSGAPTPEIVERMGGILNEAPQPVLAYCRTGTRCITAWALTHSGQGTGQEIVDAAAGAGYDLSSIESLL
- a CDS encoding MBL fold metallo-hydrolase, whose amino-acid sequence is MAIPYIKDIEFEYGVVQQMTPLIRRVIANNPGPFTYAGTGVYIIGHGDVAVIDPGPEQPEHFEALKKALEGETVTHVLVSHGHSDHSPLAQPLAEWAGCKTYAKNCGIPTAKGELGSADDLGFMPDVKIGDGDVISGPGWTLDVIETPGHTCNHLCFGLREENTCLSGDHIMGWSTTVVAPPDGDMGDYMRSLEKIRAMKFDALYPTHGDPVKGQDFVENFITEYAEHRRARERAILHHLSLGEHSIPDMVKEMYKDVDQRLHPAAAMSVLGHMIELVKTGRVSTPDDTPSVRSHFELVSPVA